Proteins encoded in a region of the Perognathus longimembris pacificus isolate PPM17 chromosome 11, ASM2315922v1, whole genome shotgun sequence genome:
- the LOC125360006 gene encoding olfactory receptor 10R2-like, whose translation MANSSSVTEFLLLGFSSLGDLQFVLFGVFLCLYLFILSGNIITISVVRLDHSLHTPMYFFLAVLSTSEIFYTLVILPKMLINLFSVLRTLSFMSCATQMYFFLGFALTNCLLLGVMGYDRYAAICQPLRYPTLMSWSMCRQLAGTCVAGGFLMSIVGTSLVFSLPFCGPNKVDHYFCDISPVIRLACAESHVHEMAIFLCGVFLLVVPLVFICISYGFIIRTILKIPSTEGKQKAFSTCASHLIVVTVHYGCASFVYLRPSTKFTTGKDRLVTVTYTIITPLLNPMVYSLRNKDVQLAIRRVVGRAGFSLKTL comes from the coding sequence ATGGCTAATTCCTCCTCAGTGACAGAGTTCCTCCTGTTGGGTTTCTCCAGCCTTGGGGACCTGCAGTTTGTCCTCTTTGGGGTATTCCTCTGCCTCTATCTGTTCATCTTGAGCGGGAACATCATCACCATCTCCGTAGTCCGTCTGGACCACAGCCTGCACACACCCATGTACTTCTTTCTGGCTGTTCTTTCCACCTCAGAGATCTTCTACACACTTGTCATCTTGCCTAAGATGCTCATTAATCTGTTCTCAGTCCTGAGGACCCTCTCCTTCATGAGTTGTGCCACCCAGATGTACTTCTTCCTGGGCTTCGCCCTCACCAATTGCCTGCTGCTGGGGGTGATGGGTTATGACCGCTATGCTGCCATCTGCCAGCCCCTGCGGTACCCCACGCTCATGAGCTGGAGCATGTGTAGGCAGCTGGCAGGGACTTGCGTTGCTGGGGGCTTCCTGATGTCTATAGTAGGGACCAGTTTGGTCTTCAGTCTCCCTTTTTGTGGCCCGAACAAAGTGGACCATTACTTTTGTGATATCTCACCAGTCATCCGCCTGGCCTGTGCCGAGAGCCACGTCCACGAAATGGCCATCTTCCTCTGCGGGGTCTTCCTGCTAGTGGTGCCCTTGGTCTTCATCTGCATCTCCTACGGCTTCATCATCCGCACTATTCTGAAAATCCCATCCACTGAGGGCAAGCAgaaagccttctccacctgcgCCTCCCACCTCATTGTGGTCACGGTGCATTACGGCTGTGCATCTTTCGTCTACCTGAGGCCTTCTACCAAGTTTACCACAGGCAAAGACAGGCTGGTGACAGTGACCTACACCATCATCACCCCGCTGCTGAACCCCATGGTGTACAGCCTCAGGAACAAGGACGTGCAGCTGGCCATCCGCAGGGTGGTCGGGAGGGCTGGCTTTTCCCTTAAGACTTTATAA